A part of Parvimonas micra genomic DNA contains:
- the brnQ gene encoding branched-chain amino acid transport system II carrier protein has product MSKKNSIIDMLTFGFALFAMFFGAGNLIFPPYLGVLSGSSWFITFLGFTVTAVGLALVALMAVTCYECDIMKFFSPIGKKPALVLSFMVIMCVGPLLVIPRTGATAYEMGIKPILGFHNTFTITAVAIIFFMLTYFLTVRPSKVVDIIGKFLTPFLILALVVIIVKGIISPLGAPAETAKINSVLGKGLIDGYQTMDCFVSLAVGSVLLLTLKNKGYSEPKQQIKMLFKSGLIACTTLGLIYGGLTYLGATVSAKYGLDVEQSQIIVNVTQNLLGNAGKVALGLASFLACLTTSIGLTSASGEYLVNITKGKIKYSTFILCICLFGTVTAIIGVSGIVKIGAPILAVVYPPTIILIILAFFKDKIKNDLIFKLPAFTAVTISFIQVLYEQLGILKFITILPLSSIGFNWIIPSFVAFVIALFIKKK; this is encoded by the coding sequence ATGAGCAAAAAAAATAGCATAATTGATATGTTAACATTCGGATTTGCACTTTTTGCAATGTTTTTTGGAGCAGGAAACTTGATTTTTCCCCCATATTTGGGAGTTCTTTCCGGTAGTTCATGGTTTATAACATTTTTAGGTTTTACAGTTACAGCTGTAGGGCTTGCCCTTGTAGCTTTAATGGCAGTTACATGCTATGAATGTGATATAATGAAATTTTTCAGCCCAATAGGAAAGAAACCGGCCTTAGTTTTAAGTTTTATGGTTATTATGTGTGTTGGACCTCTTCTTGTAATTCCAAGAACAGGTGCGACTGCTTATGAAATGGGAATTAAACCTATATTGGGATTTCATAATACTTTTACTATAACAGCAGTAGCTATAATATTTTTTATGCTGACTTACTTTTTAACTGTAAGACCATCAAAAGTTGTAGATATTATTGGAAAATTTTTAACTCCTTTTTTAATTCTTGCACTTGTTGTAATAATCGTTAAAGGAATTATTTCTCCACTTGGAGCTCCTGCAGAAACTGCTAAAATAAACAGTGTTTTAGGAAAAGGATTAATTGACGGTTATCAAACAATGGACTGTTTTGTATCTCTAGCAGTAGGATCAGTTCTATTATTAACACTAAAAAATAAAGGTTATAGTGAACCTAAACAACAAATAAAAATGCTGTTTAAATCAGGTCTTATTGCTTGTACTACTTTAGGATTGATTTATGGTGGACTTACATATCTAGGAGCAACCGTTTCTGCAAAATATGGACTGGATGTTGAGCAATCACAAATAATCGTAAATGTAACACAAAATCTTTTAGGAAATGCAGGGAAAGTTGCTTTAGGTTTAGCTTCATTTCTTGCCTGTTTGACAACTTCGATAGGTCTTACATCTGCATCCGGAGAATATTTAGTGAATATTACAAAAGGAAAGATAAAATATTCTACATTTATACTTTGTATATGTTTATTCGGAACTGTAACTGCAATAATCGGAGTTAGTGGAATAGTAAAAATCGGTGCTCCAATACTTGCCGTTGTTTATCCACCGACAATAATTCTGATTATACTTGCATTCTTTAAAGATAAAATAAAAAATGATTTAATCTTTAAATTACCTGCTTTTACAGCAGTTACAATAAGTTTTATTCAAGTACTTTATGAACAATTAGGAATTTTAAAATTTATAACTATTTTACCATTAAGCAGTATAGGTTTTAACTGGATAATTCCAAGTTTTGTAGCATTTGTAATAGCTTTATTTATAAAAAAGAAATAA
- the rpsD gene encoding 30S ribosomal protein S4 gives MAKMMGPRFKQSRRLGLNVCGHPKANKRMGKGLARNDKKLTEYGLQLLEKQRLRAYYGVMEKQFRTYVEKALRQKERITGDALVMMLETRLDNLVYRMGFASSIRQARQMVVHGHMLVNGKKVDIPSYAVQVGDEITLREKSQKVEMFKENFESTFLGVVPYIEKKEGLKATLTRMPERDEVPIEIQDSLVVEFYSRLI, from the coding sequence ATGGCAAAAATGATGGGACCTAGATTTAAACAATCAAGAAGACTAGGCTTAAATGTATGCGGACACCCAAAAGCTAACAAAAGAATGGGTAAAGGTCTTGCAAGAAACGACAAAAAATTAACAGAATATGGTTTACAATTACTTGAAAAGCAAAGATTAAGAGCTTACTATGGAGTTATGGAAAAACAATTCAGAACTTATGTAGAAAAAGCACTTAGACAAAAAGAACGTATAACAGGGGATGCTCTTGTTATGATGTTAGAAACAAGATTAGATAACCTTGTTTACAGAATGGGTTTTGCTTCTTCAATTAGACAAGCAAGACAAATGGTAGTTCATGGACATATGCTTGTTAATGGAAAGAAAGTTGATATACCTTCATACGCAGTACAAGTTGGAGACGAAATCACTTTAAGAGAAAAATCACAAAAAGTTGAAATGTTCAAAGAAAACTTTGAATCTACATTCTTAGGAGTTGTTCCTTACATCGAAAAGAAAGAAGGATTAAAAGCAACTTTAACAAGAATGCCGGAAAGAGACGAAGTTCCTATTGAAATTCAAGACTCATTAGTAGTAGAATTCTACTCAAGATTAATTTAA